The following are encoded in a window of Platichthys flesus chromosome 11, fPlaFle2.1, whole genome shotgun sequence genomic DNA:
- the cfap418 gene encoding cilia- and flagella-associated protein 418: MDDDEDLDELLDEVEKKFCRNVSVASSARGGGGSEPGGARRLSALKPVVQRSSITEDIDALLEELEDEHGDFHQSQREKLPKEQRVEAKPPSGGRKCCPVFVGGSSVTNGVGTATSKRSCDRLRCISCDFRVLMFDDCEWDSSCDYLFLRNNVPDRQKLRDKLKKRRGFRAYACQCSWFSSSSSSEPTALGVHPQLRWVCGKHQD; this comes from the exons ATGGACGATGACGAAGATCTTGACGAACTTTTGGACGAAGTAGAAAAAAAGTTTTGTCGCAACGTTTCTGTCGCGTCGTCAGCTCGAGGGGGGGGCGGGAGCGAGCCCGGAGGAGCGAGGAGGCTCAG TGCCTTGAAACCTGTGGTGCAGAGAAGCAGCATCACCGAGGATATCGATGCTCTTCTGGAAGAGTTAGAGGATGAACACGGAGATttccaccaatcacag agagaaaaactccctAAAGAACAACGAGTGGAAGCGAAGCCTCCATCTGGAGGGAGAAA GTGCTGTCCTGTGTTCGTGGGCGGAAGCTCTGTTACAAATGGCGTCGGAACAGCCACATCCAAGAG GTCCTGTGACCGGCTGAGGTGTATATCCTGTGACTTCAGGGTGCTGATGTTTGATGACTGTGAGTGGGACTCGTCCTGTGATTACCTGTTCCTCAG GAACAACGTGCCGGACCGTCAGAAGCTCCGAGACaaactgaagaagaggagaggttTCCGGGCTTACGCCTGCCAGTGCAGCTggttctcctcgtcctcctcctcagagccgACAGCCCTCGGGGTTCACCCTCAGCTCAGATGGGTCTGTGGAAAACACCAGGACTGA